GCTATTATAGGCCAAAGGCGAAATCTGTCAACAAAAATTGTGTTGTAAAGTCAGGCGAAAATGGTATACTTCCGTTTAGGCAGTACGAAGACCCATAAACTACGAATTCGTATATTATATGTTAGGCTAAATAAAGATAAAGTATGAAAACGATAATCGCATATATTTTAGTAGTACCTTTATCCTTTTTAGCGTCAAGGGTGGGAGCGATTGCTACCGGCGGGCCAATAGCTTTTATACTCAGCCGAACATCAGTTTGGCTCCGTTCCACAATCGCTGGTTTTATAGGATGTGTCGGAGGAGTCATTGTTGCAGTGGCATTTGGATGGTATGTCTTTGGGTGGGTCGTGGGACCCGGATCATTTACGTTCGTACCATTTCTCGCATCCGTGTTACTAGTGACCATTTCTATCCCTAAGGACTTTCGGCAGGCGAAGAATCGTGCTCAAATGCGAGCAAATTTCCAGGCTTCAGGGAAGCAGTTACTGGTGAATGAAATCGGGAACCCATGGAGCACAGTGGTCGGCGATGTGTGTGGACTCATCCTAGTAGCTGCGTGGTTCTTTCTGACATAAGCTTAACAAAATAATCATGAAATAATTACAATGAAAGTAGACTTAATTCGGTGAAGGGCAAAGCCGCTGAGTTCAAACGTTAGGTGAAAAATTATGGCATCACAAAAACTGATTGACGATTTTTGCATGTTTCGAGACCACTGCATTATAATTCGACGAGATTACAATACCTATAACCAGTTGTTTTTTTCTGGGGTAGATGAGTTGTTAACTAAAACCGCCCCCACCTTTTTTAATGATATAGCTGAAATAATGCATAGAGATTGGCTGTTACAGGTATGCAAGATAATGGATTCGTCGACAATAAAAATAAAAGGGGTTACATATGAAACAATATCAATAGAATTGTTGAATACTCAACTGAGTAAAGAAAATTTACTAACGGATCAAATCAAAAAGCTATCAAGTCAAATATTGGCCTATGGTGATTTAATTAAACCAGCTAGAAACAAAAGAATAGCTCATTTTGATCGAGATAATGCCGCGAGTGGGATTACGCTTGGCGATCATGATGAAAAATCGTTGAGCGATTTTATTGCCAATCTTCAACAGTATTGCGATGAGGTAGGCAGGGTTATTGGGGCAGGTCCATTAGATTTTTCGGCAAGTGGATGCAAAGGAGACGTTCTGGATTTGATAATGGTACTTAGAAAATATTACAAAGATGCCTAACAATTCACTCCAGCGGACTGCGCCAGCCACCTGTTTTAAAGGGCACCGCCGCTGAGTTCAAATGTTAGGCGTTATAAATTAATAATAATCAAATGACAAAAACAAATAAAATATCCGAATCAAACAAAAATTGGTACATTTTAATCGCAGGATTTCCTAGACCAACTAAGCCTTTAACTTTAACCCCCGGCATTACGCTTGTTCCCATTAAATCTCCTATCACAGTCTTTGATTTAGCTTCTGCTGGTGCTGTTGGTTTTCATGGCTGGTCTGTTTTAGAACCAATTGCTCCAGCTCTGACGGTTGAAATCGAGAGCGCTAAAGATTCCGACATATTACCAGGATATGACACTCTAAATTGTGCTTGGTTAGCTTCTACGCTTTTGGTTTTGAAAGGCTACACGCGACATATCTGCGTAGCTTGTAGTTCCTACACTTGGAATTATATTGCAGGACATCAACCAAAATCGGCAGAATCGTTTAGAAAACAAATAAAAGCAGAGGGGGTTGAATCAGCTGTTTTTCGACCAAAGAAGGATTTGCCAAGCTTTGAAGGCAATCTTTTAGATTTTCATTTGGAAATTTTAACTCATTCAAACGCAAAGGTAGGCATGCCATCAGAAGAAGACATTTCATGGATAAGAAAGTATTATAATACCTTTAACCGTCTTGCGTCCGAGAGCGAGTCGTTTCGTTTTGCTTTAGAAGCTGCTACTGATTGGAGATTTGCAAAAGATGCACGATCCGCGGTTTCTAGATTATGGTCGGGAATTGAGGCAATATTTGGTATTACATCTGAATTGATTTATCGTATTTCTCTTATTTCTGCTTGCCTTCTATCTCCGCGTGGCCCATTAAGGCGCGAAAAATTTGACGAAATAAAAAATCTTTACAGCCTGCGTAGCAAAGTTGTTCATGGAGAAAAATTATCTGAAGAAAATATTTCCAAAGCTTTGAGCAAATCTTTTGTATTACTCTCAGATCTTTTAATCTATACAATTACTAAGGGGCACGTTCTAAACAAAAATGATTTCGATGAGGCGATTTTTCATTAATAATTAAAGCCTAACAATTCACTCCAGCGGACAGCGCCAGCGTGTTTAATAGGGTCGCCGCCGCTGAGTTCAAGCGTTAAACTGAAAGATTATAAAATGAAAAATGGATGGACAATCATAATAGCGGGAATACTTCTAATTTTATTAAGTCCCCAATTCTTATACAATGGAATTCTTATGAAGCCAATGCTTGATTCAAGCGGACAACAAATTGTGAAAAATGAGCAAAAAATATACGTGGAAGATAAAATTGGAACCGCATTACATAATAAGGGCTATTGGCTTTGTTTATCAGGCGGAGTTGCATGTATATTAATAGGAATCGGAATGAACATTAAGAACAAATATAAAAAGGTCTAATAATTGTTATGAGAAAAATAATTAATAATAAAATCCTGACTTTCTGCTGCGAAAGGTTTAAGGAATTCTATAATGAGGGCTTGATACAATATATTTATGAACATACCCATGAAATCGATGAAACAGACTGGGCGATAGATGGATTTGCACACTTATATTATTGTCCTTTCTGTGGTGCTTTTATAAAAGGGCGTGGATTTGGAAATTACGATAAAAAGTATCCTCCGAAAAGATATACTAGAATTGTTAAGCAAAATCATCGTGAGAAAAAAGGCAAATATAAAGGCTCATAACAATTCACTCCAGCGGACTGTCCCAGCCGTCTGTTTTAAGGTGCCAGCCGCCGAGTTCAAACGTTATGAGATGATAAAATGAATTGGAAGATAATAAATAGCGATCTGAAAGATGCCCGTGAGCAAATTGAGGAAATTGAGGAACGAATAAAAAGAAAAGATTATTCGGCAGAACCTGAGTATCAAATATTACTAGAACATATATATCGCCATCTTAATATAGCGTGGAATGCGCGGAGAGCGAAAACCAAATCATATAAAAACATGACACAGAATGAATTTGATAAATTGAGCAGTATTCCGAAAGAAATACAGATTTATAAATTAAAGAAAAATAAGATTAAGAAAGGCTCATAACATTTCACTTCAGCGGACTGTCCCGGCCGTCTGTTTTAAGGTGCCAGCCGCTGAGTTCAGACGTTATGTGAGGTAATTCCAAATATTCGTATACAACATAACACGAGCTA
This genomic stretch from Candidatus Omnitrophota bacterium harbors:
- a CDS encoding HEPN domain-containing protein; this encodes MTKTNKISESNKNWYILIAGFPRPTKPLTLTPGITLVPIKSPITVFDLASAGAVGFHGWSVLEPIAPALTVEIESAKDSDILPGYDTLNCAWLASTLLVLKGYTRHICVACSSYTWNYIAGHQPKSAESFRKQIKAEGVESAVFRPKKDLPSFEGNLLDFHLEILTHSNAKVGMPSEEDISWIRKYYNTFNRLASESESFRFALEAATDWRFAKDARSAVSRLWSGIEAIFGITSELIYRISLISACLLSPRGPLRREKFDEIKNLYSLRSKVVHGEKLSEENISKALSKSFVLLSDLLIYTITKGHVLNKNDFDEAIFH